The Telopea speciosissima isolate NSW1024214 ecotype Mountain lineage chromosome 11, Tspe_v1, whole genome shotgun sequence genome includes the window GCAAGTTTATATTTCTGGTcctgtatgtagatgatatctTGCTTGATCTTGGTTTGTTAAAGGATACGAAAACATTCATCTCTAagaattttgaaatgaaggatatGGGTTTGGCATCTTTTGTTATCGGTATAGAGATATTTCGAGATAGATCTCGTAGACTGCATGGGCTATCACAGAGagcctacattgacaaagttcTTAAGAGATATGGTATGAAAACCTGCAGACCTAGTGTTGCTCCCGTGATTAAGGGTGATAATTTTAGTTTGAGCCAGTGTCCGCAGAATGATCTAGAGTGAGAACAGATGAAAGACATTCCCTACTCTTCAGCTGTGGGAAGTCTTATGTATGCCATGACTTGTACTCATCCAGATATTAGCTATGCAGTTGAGATGTTGTGCAGATACGTCAGCAATCCTGGTATGGATCACTGGGTAGCTGCCAAGAAGGTGATGCATTATGTACAAGGAACGAAAGACTACATGCTTACTTACAGAGCAATTGATCAATTGGAAGTGATCGATTTTTCA containing:
- the LOC122644800 gene encoding secreted RxLR effector protein 161-like, with product MKDIPYSSAVGSLMYAMTCTHPDISYAVEMLCRYVSNPGMDHWVAAKKVMHYVQGTKDYMLTYRAIDQLEVIDFSDSDYAGCLDSRKSTSDYVFLLAGGAISLKSKKQTCVSTSTMEAEFMACFEATSMVIWLQITSQDFRLSTPS